One Saimiri boliviensis isolate mSaiBol1 chromosome 7, mSaiBol1.pri, whole genome shotgun sequence genomic window, ttttttatttttgagacggagtttcgctcttgttgcccaggctggagtgcaatggcgcgatctcggctcaccacaacctccgcctcctgggttcaggcagttctcctgcctcagcctcctgagtagctgggattacaggcacgagccaccatgcccagctaattttgttatttttagtagagacggggtttcaccatgttaaccaggatggtctcgatctcttgacctcatgatccacccgcctcggcctcccaaagtgctgggattacaggcgtgagccactgcgcccggccccgtGTACTTTCATATCTGTCTGCTCCAGTGGACCCGAAATCCGCGAGGGCGTCTTTATCTCTGCATCCTGTGCCAGTATACTGCCTGACACATTTGTTGAAGGAACTAACAGACAAGGCCTCTATTTCTGCCCCTTGGTGTCTTCACCCAGCCTCCCCATCCTTCATATCCCTCCCAGCTTTTCCCACTCACCTTCCCCACGGCCCCCAAACAGGAACGGCCGCAGGGTGGCAGGTGCTTCTCCAAGGATAAGCCCATCTCCATCGCCCCGCATGGAGTCTGAGTTGGGGTGTGGGGTTGCGAGCCCATGAGGGGCTGCAAAACCATAGTCCAGAAATCCAGGATTGGCAGAGCTGGGGTCCCCTCCATCCTCTCGAGACACGGTGGGACCCCACACAATAGCCCAGGGGTACTGGGATGAGGGTGGCCCCTCCTCAAAGCCTGATGGGGTGGCTGGGGGTGCAGTGCCAGGCAGGACTTGCCGACGTGATCTTGGGACCCGAGGGGATCGGCTTGGTGGAGGTGCCCGCTCCCACACGCACACGTGACGTGGGGCTGAGGGGCCTCCCCGGGCACACGGGGGGCGGGCTGGGGCTGGTGGGGTtcgaggggaggaggaagagcactGAGCAGGCGGTGGGAGGGGCAGCAACAGCAGTggccagagagggaggaggtgggacAGCAGCAGCGCCGGCCTgcaagaagggagagaaggtggCTGAGACACAGGCCCACTGTGGGCCTACGTGTGGGAAGGGCAGGCTCACATCAGAAACCTCCAGGTGGGCCTGGGGAAGACTCTCGCCTCATTTCTGATTTTCCTAGGGAGGATGGCCCTCAGGAGGGAAGGCCCGGGATGGTTCTAGGAAGGAAGGAGTCATGACCCCAGGGAACGTGGTCTTCAAGCTCCCTCTGCTGGGCCGAACTTACCACATCCTGGACTCCATGTTCTGAGGTCTTCCTCAGCTGTGACCCAGATTTTCAGCCTTTACTGGGAGAAAAAGGGGCTGttacacccccagccctgccctgtgtgcTTCCCCAGCTAATTCATCCACCAATTCTACCCGCATCTGCCCTCCCAGGCCACCCGGCTGCCAGCTATGCTGCTGCACCCAGGATCCACTGCTTCTTAGCATCCTTTTGGGGGAAAACTCCGGCGTGGTTGCCTGACCAGACCCCAGCCCCATCTACAACTTCTCAGGTCCCTGTTACCTCTCCACCCCAGGGTCTACTCTGGCTTCTCCGGCTTCCTTTCTTCTCACTTCCTCTGCCCACAGCTCCAGGCTTTTCTTGGATCTTAATTTAGAGCCAAGAACCTTGTGATTCCTTGAGCACCTACCGCTAGGGAGGGAGTctgagggtggggggagggaagggaaagtcAATCTGAGCGAGCGAGTGTGTGCCTGCGTGCAGGGGGCCCTTCTAGCCCTCCCACCCCACTGGCAGTGCCAGGTATTTGTCTTATGATTAGCCCCAGGAGTCTGCATCTTCAGGAGTaagggaggaagagatggagggatggaaggaaagagacagagagaggtgaGTGGGAGAAAAACTACGGAATATAATTTTTGCTCTTAATGTTTAATCATCTAAGTGCATGGGTGCTCTGAAGGGAGGTGGAGTCAGGAAGAAGCCACCCCCTCAAGTGTGGCTCTCCTGGGTAAAGAATCCCGGAAAAATCAGTATGGTTGGTTTTGAAAGAGAAAGGGTATATGTTCTCAGAGCTGAGGGCGGTGGATCCAGGAGGGGTAGGCTCCCCAGAGGGAGGGTCCTCTGGATTCTGGGTCTAAATCTGCCCAATGGATccggcacgatggctcacgcctgtaatcccagcactttgggaggccgaggtgggcagatcacctgagatcaggagctcgagaccagcctagccaacatggtgaaaccccgtctctactaaaaatgcaaaaatgagcccagcgtggtggtggttgccagtaatcccagctattcgggaggctgaggcaagagaatcgcttgaacctgggaggccgaagttatagtgagccgagatcacgccactgcattccagtctggggacaagagcgagactccgtctcaaaaaacaaaataaaataaaaacaaacaaatccgcCCATTGACTCTTCCAAGAGAACAACAGTGAAACATGATGGGAAAGTCAGGGGAAGGGAATGGGTAAGTGGCAAtgggagagatgggagggggagaagggctgGGAGAGGAAAGGCTGGTTCAGAGTGAGAGAGGAGAAGGGTGAGGAGGAGGCCGGCCTGGAGTGCAGGGTGAGAGAGAGCAGACAGTCCTGAAAAAGAGTGGACTGGGAAGAGAGGAGGGCAGTGGGTACAGAAGACCCGAACTCTGGAGGCTGCCGAAGGGAGGAGAGGATGAGAGAAAAGGTCGGGGAGGGGAAACGGAGAGGGTGAAGGGGTCACAGGTGCAGGGGAagaaggggcaggaggaggagagagccGTCCAGGCAGCCAGCCAGCGGagtggagggggaaggggaagggagaagagggggAAGAGCCCAGGATGGGGAGAAAGTGGAAAAGCAGGGAACATAAATGCCGAAGACAAAACGACAAGAGGAAGGGGCCGGGAAACAGAGGCGGGGAGCAGCAAAGATGGAGGAGTTGGGAATTGCTCCCCTAAATGTAAAGGGATGTAGAGACACCGAAAGAGATAGGGatgggggcatggtgggaggaagggagagagagggaagcgAAGAAAgctggagggagggagccaggcgTGTAGAGCGAACCAGTGAAGCGGAGAAGGGCTCCCGGGCGCATCTGTGGCCAGCTGACTCCAGGACTCTCGCCCATCCGCCTGTGCATTCCCCCCAACCAGCGCCAACCCAGCCCCTGGGCCCCGCACGGTTTCAGCCGCCCCCTCCAGGAAGCCCGCAGTCCCCGGGCTGGCGCGCTACCCCCACCCGTCTCCCCGCTGCTCACCGACCTGTTGTGCGCAGGAGaccagctgggggtggggagggagccaCGGGGTGCGGGAGCCGGGCCCCATCCCCAGCGTGGCCCCCAGGCCACCCATCCTGCAGGCCCGCACTCCCCGCACAGGGCCGGAGAGCGGCGCCAGTGCGGGGAGACCAGGAAAAGGAGGTCGACGAAGGGACTCCGCGGCAGGGAGCGCCGAGAGCAGACTGGGGACCCGAGGCAGGAGGCTGCGCGGAGCCGCCCGCCGCGCCGAGGCGGGACGCAGGCAGCCGCAGGGATGGGGACTGCTGCGCCAGGGAGCGAGGGAGCGAGCCAGGACCGCGGAGGATGGAGAGCCCTTCGGGGAAGGGGCGCCGGGAGGCTGCAGGCTGAGGGGCCGCGCCGGGAGGGGCGGCAGGCGAAGGGCGCGGAGCCGCGAAGGGCAGGGCCGGGCTTCCCGCGGGTGGGGGCGTGGGGGTCCCTCTCGCTCACCTGCATGCCTGGCGCGGCGGCGCGACGACTGCGGGCGCTCGGGGCTGCGCGGGGCTGGGGGGCCGCGGGAACGGGCGGGGTGCAGGGCATGGTCGGGAGGTTTGGCCCGCGGCAGGGCGCTGGAGCGGGTGGGGGGCGGGCGCCCGGggcgcggggcggcggcggcgggagatGCTCGCCTCGGCTGGGCTCGGCTGGGCTCGGCTGCGCTCGGCGCGGCGGCGGGGACCGCTCCGTCTCCGCCTCCCCCTCCCGCCCGAGGCCACGCGCGGTTTAACCCTCCCGCTGCCGTGCGGCAGGAGTCTCGCCCCGCTCTGTCCCCGATGGAGGGCTGGAGAGGGTGGCGGGGTCCAGCGACCTTCCGGCTCCCTGGGTTCTGATGGCACGTCTCCTCACCTCCTTCACCCTAACTCCAGCAACACCCACGGTCGCCTCAGTGTTTCTGAGATTCTCAGTCACTCAGTGCTCCGCATTCCCAACTTtgttttgtacagatggggtctcactgtgttgcccaggctggtctccaatgcctgggctcaggcgatcctccccgctcagcttcccgaagtgctgggattataggcgtgaggcaccactGCCATCCCCCGCTTTGTTTTGCCCGCTGTGGAAACTGTCTGAGGTTAAGACTGGGGGCCAGGGGTGCAGGGAAAGACTGGGGAGGAAGGACCTTGCACCATCTTCGGATTATCCCCGCAGCTTGGTCCCCCATTCACTCTGGCCCTGCTACGGTGCATCAAGTGGATCAAGTCAAAATTCCTGGGTGTTTCCAGCACTCCTAGGTgctctctgatttccttttctaaagATTTCTACGCCTCACCGACAGGAGACCTGGTGGATGTTCCGGGATGCAGGTAAGCTTAACCTGCCTCACGGCCTTTGCACTGGCCGCTCCCTCTCTCTGGAATGCTTTTCCCAGGCTTTTCACAGTGACTCACTGTTTTCATTCCAGTCTCACTTAGGGCCAACGCCTTCTGGGAGGCCTTCCCTAAGCTCTCTATCAAAAGGAGCCTCCCTTGCCCCTTCTCTCACCACCTGGACCCCATCCCTCCCTACCACACTATCCTGTTTTTCCTCAGGGCACTTCCAGGACACCAcactcccctcctttccctccagcCTCACTGGCTGTTCTTAGTCTTCCTCGGGTGACCTCTAAATGTTGGAGCCTCGGAGGGCTTAGTCCTTGGCCAGCCATTCTCTCTTTCCACTCTCTGTCCAGTGATCTCATCCGGTCCCAGGGcttaaatactatgtaaatgtCAGTGAGTCCTAAATTTATATCCAGAGCGCCAGACTCATTTATCCAACAACCTGCTTGACATCTCCACTTGGATGTCTAATAGCCATGCAAAGCTAATGTGACTAAAATAGATGTCTTGAATTTTCCCACCCCCAATCCGTTTCTCTCCCAGTGATCCCCATCCTGGGGCTTGACAACTACTAGTTGTTCAGGCTAAAGATCTAggaaacagccgggcgcggtggctcaagcctgtaatcccagcactttgggaggctgaggcgggtggatcacgaggtcaagagatcgagaccatcctggtcaacatggtgaaaccccgtctctacgaaaaatacaaaaaattagctgggcatggtgacgcgtgcctgtagtcccagctactcaggaggctgaggcaggagaattgcctgaacccaggaggtggaggttgcggtgagccgagattgcgccattgcactccagcctgggtaacaagagcgaaactccgtctcaaaaaaaaaaaaaaaaaaaaaaaaaaaaggccgggcgctgtggctcaagcctgtaatcccagcactttgggaggccgaggcgggtggatcacgaggtcgagagatcgagaccatcccggtcaacatagtgaaaccccgtctctactaaaaatacaaaaaattagctgggcatggtggcacgtgcctgtaatcccagctactcaggaggctgagggctctctctctgtcccccaggctggagtgcaggggcacgatctcagtttactgcaacctctgcctcccaggctcaagcaattctcctgcctcagcttcccaagtaactgggattacagattcgCATCACTaccaccccactaatttttgtatctttttttttgaggcagagtttcacttttgttacccaggctggagtgcaatgtcgcgatctcggctcactgcaacctccgcctcctgggttcaggcaattctcctgcctcagcctcctgagtagctgggattacaggcacgtgccaccatgcccagctaattttttgcacttttagtagagacggggtttcaccatgttgaccgggatggtctcgatctctcgacctcgtgatccacccgcctcggcctcccaaagtgctgggattacaggcttgagccaccgcgcccggcccactctgAACTCTTAATTCTCTCCCCTGCTGTCCTCCTGTCTTTCCTCTCTAGCTGCCTGCTCCCCACCGATCTCTGCCCTGTGCCAAATGCTTCATGTGCTCATGACCACACCCCTCCAGATTCTCCCCCTTCATCTGCTGCATTGTGAACCGGCCTGGTGCTCTTGCCTCCTAGAAGGAAGGAAGCCTGCTGTTCTGACCAGCATCTGCAGCGGCTGCCCTCTTGCTTGCCTGTCCCTGACAGCCCTTGATTTGAGGTCAGAACATCCTCCTATGTCTCCCAGTGGTGGGGGAAAGACAGTGCACTCTGGATGTGAACACTGCCAAGGGGCCATGTGAGTCAGGTGTGCACCTCCTGCCACATCCTGGGCCCTGAAAGCCCCAGAGTATCATGAGGATATGCTCCAGGTGAACTCCTGTCACTGGCATGGACCAAATTTATCAAGTGAATATTCATGCTCAGTGTGCCTTTGACGCTGAGGACCTTGGGTcattaattatttctattattcttgattcattcattcattctttttttttttttttgagacggagttttgctcttgctgcccaggttgaagtgcaatggtgcaatctcagctcaccgcaacctccgcctccagggttcaagtgattttcctgactcagccccccaagtagctggaattacaggcatgcaccatcacacctggctaatttttgtatttttaatagggacggggtttttccatgttggtctggctgctcacaaactcccgaactcaagtgatccgcccgcctcagcctcccaaagtgctgggattacaggtgtgagccaccatgcccggctgattcattcattctttacacaatttttttactgaaacagggtctctgttgcccaggctggagtgtagtggcacaatcatggctcactgcagccttgacctcctgggttcaagcaatcatcccacctcagcccccaagttCTGGTActaccaccacgctgggctaattttctttctctctctttctttctttccttttcttttcttttctttctttctttttgcagagatgaggtttggccatgttgtccaggttggtaacaaaatatttttaaatgcctgtgACACACCAGGTACTGTGCCACGCCTGAGGATACATTCTTGTAAAAACGCCTATGCAAGGGGTGGAGAGCAGGAATGAAGTCACCACTGTCTTGGTGGAGCTTAGAGTGTGGTAGGCAGACAGTGAAATGTGCATTGATAAATGTGACTTCAGAAGAATTGGAGCGCCTACCCACACTCCACAGTCTTTATACATTCTTGCCCTGTTTCTGGCTCTGCTGGTATCTTCATCACTATCTCcgggctcatttttttttttttttttttttttttttttgagatggagtttcgcgttgttacccagactggagtgcaatggcacgatctcggctcaccgcaacctccgcctcccgggttcaagcaattctcctgcctcagtctcccgagtagctgggactacaggcatgcaccaccatgcccggctaatttttgtatttttagtagagacggggtttcaccatgttgaccaagatggtctcgatctcttgaccttgtgatccacccgcctcggcctcccaaagtgctgggattataggcgtgagccaccgcgcccggccatccgggctcatttttaattaatttatttattttcagaaatgcggttttgccgtattggccaggctggtctcgaactcctgagctcaagcaatcctcccaccttgtcctcccaaagtgctggaattacaggcatgagccactatgagCAGGCTCATTTAAGGTGAATTTCTGtctgttttctgtcttcaaaCATCCAATATTCTTCTTCTgaactcttctctctctcagctAATGAGCTTGCTTGCTGCTTTtctaagaaaatagaagcagccagacacggtggctcacgcctgtaatcctagcactttgggaggctgaggtgggtggatcacctgagctcgggagttcaagactagcctagccatcatggtgaaaccccatcttattaaaaaaaaaaaaaaaaaaaaaaaagcctggctcagtggctcacacctgtaatcccagcaatttgggaggctgaggcaggtggatgacaaggtcaagagatcgagaccatcctggtcaacatggtgaaatcccgtctctactaaaaatacaaaaaaattagctgggcatggtggcacgtgcctgtaatcccagctactcaggaggctgaggcaggataattgcctgaacccaggaggtggaggttgcggtgagccgagatcgtgccattcattgcactccagcctgggtaacaagagtgaaactccgtctcaaaaaaaagaaaaaataaagttaaaaaaaaagaaaagaagaaaagaaagagagaaaatagaaagaagcAGGGGAAAACTTCCCCACTTCCACCAGCACACCCCAGCCCCACTGCACCTACTGTGGGGATCTCAAACTCTGCCACCCATCCAGAGTCATCACTCGTGCACCTGTCCCTCCCTCTCTTATAGCATCATGCTCCTCCTGTCTACTTGATCATTGTCAGCAGCACACAAACAGGCTGTAATTCCTCCCAGCTTAAAATGAATACTTCTcggccggtcatggtggctcacacctgtaatcccagcactttgggaggtcaaggtaggtggatcatgaggtcaggagtttgagaccagccatcaccaacatggtgaaaccccatctatactaaaaataccaaaattagccgagtgtgacggtatgtgcctataatcccagctactctggagggtgaggcaggagaatcacttgaaacggggaggtggaggttgcagtgagctgaaatcatgccactgcactccagcctaggcgacagagcaagattctgcctcaaaaaaataaaacaaacagctgggctcggtggctcaagcctgtaatcccagcactttgggaggccgaggcgggtggatcacaaggtcaagagatcaagaccatcctggtcaacatggtgaaaccccgtctctactaaaaatacaaaaaaattagctgggcatggtggcgcatgcctgtaatcccagctactcaggaggctgaggcaggagaattgcctgaacccaggaggcggaggttgcggtgagccgagatcgcgccattgcactccagcctgggtaacaagatcgaaactccgtctcaaaaaataaaaataaataaataaaataaaataaaataaaacaaagaaacaaaaagtcctTCTCAACTGGCTGTCTGGTCCCAGCCTCTGCTCTTCTCTGCTTGCCTTTACAGGAAAGCTTTCCGAGAAGAAGCTCTCTATTCACCATCTCCTCTGCTTCTCCAATTCCTCCTCATTTTCATCAACTAAAATCTAAACTCTTTAACTTttgtagtttactttttttttctttttgagacagggtctcactgtgtctcccgtgctggagtgcagtggtgtgatcgtggttCACTGCTGCCTggaactgctgggttcaagcaaaccctcctcccttagcctcccgagtagctgggactacaaatgtgcaccaccagctcagctattttttaattcttattttatagaggtggaggggtctcgctgtgttgtctaggctggtctcctccaactcctggcctcaactcaACACcttagcctcttaaagtgctaggattacaggcatgagctactgctcccTGCCcgtttttcttgttattttattttactttgagatgaagtcttgctctgtagcccaggctggagggcagtggtgtgatctctgctcgctgcaacctccaccaccccagTAGTTGGAACTATAGGCCCTTGCCACCAgtctgggttaatttttgtatttttagtagagacagggtttctccatgttggtaaggatggtctgggactcctgactgcaggtcatccacccatcttggcctcccaaagtgctgggattacaggtgtgagccgccaggcccggcctattttattttattttattttgagacagagtttcactcttttcactcaggctggagtgcaatggcacaatcttggctcactgcaacctacgcatcctgggttcaagtgactctcctgcctcaccctccagagtagctgggattatagacacatgccatcacacttggctaatttttgtatttttagtagagacggagtttcaccatgttggccaggctgttcaaCTCCTAAACTCagatgattcgcccacctcagcctctcaaagcgctgggattacaggcatgagtcaccacgcctggcccccgtttttaaaatatagttttctggctgggcacggtggctctcacctgtaatcccagtactttgggaggctgaggcgacagatcacttgaggtcaggaattgaagaacagcatggccaacatggcgaaactctgtctctactaaaaatacaaaaagtagctgggcgtggtggcacacacctgtagtctccactactagggaggctaaggaaggagaatcacttgaacctaggaggcaggggttgcagtgagttgagatggcgccagtgcactccaccctgggtaagagctccatctcaaaaaaaaaaaaaaaaaaaaaaaaaaaaatatatatatatatatatgtatatgtatatgtttatacacacacacatatacactatatatgtatgtatacatatatactatatctacatatatagacacacacatatatatagcttTCTCACAAATGGATGTATGCTTAAGTAATATAGCTTAGTTTCGTTTTTTCCGTTTTTGCATATGAATGCCAGGTCATGATgttgttcaagcaatccttccatcttggctTCCTGCCTAGCCGGGACCACAAACATGCACctccatgcctagctaattttttggtattgtttgtagaaatggagtttttccatgttagccaggctgatctccaactcctgggctcaagcgatcttcccaccttgctattccaaagtgttgggattacaggtgtgacccaccgtgcTCCGCCATCTTACTTATTTCATGTTCTATAAAAATACTACTaccgggctgggcacggtgactcatgactgtaatcccagcactttgggaggccaaggcaggtggatcatgaggtcaggagatctagatcatactggccaacgtagtgaaatcccatctctagtaaaatacaaaaaaattaagctgggcgtggtggctcacacctgtaatcccagcactttgggaggccgaggtgggcaaatcaagagatcaggaattcaagaccagcctggccagcatggtgaaaccctgcctctactaaaaatttagctgggcgcagtggtgggctcctgtaatcccagctacttaggaggctgagccaggagaatcgctggaacctgggaggcagaggttgcagtgagccgagattataccactgcagtccagtccaggcaacagagtgagactctgtttcaaaaaaaaaaaaaaaaaaaattagccaggcatggtggcttgcacctgtagttccagctactcagtaggcttaggcaggggaattgcctgaacccaggaggcagagattgcagtgagatgagatcacgccactgcactccagcctggtagcagagcaagactctgccaataaaaacaaaaaccaaaaaacagtctattagccaggcacagtggctcacacctgtaatcctagcattttgggaggctgaggcaggtggatcacctaaggccaatcgttcaagaccagtctggctaacatggggaaatactatctttactaaaaatacaaaaaaattagctaggcatggtagcaggcgcctgtaatcccaactacttgggaagctgaggcaggagaattgcttgaaaccaggaggcagaggttgctgtgaactgagatcacaggaCTGCACTCACTTTGGCAACACATATATTAACATTGTAACGATACAGAGATTAGCAgggcccctgcacaaggatgacatgcaCATCCATGAAGCCTTCCATGTTTTTgtaagtcaaaaaaataaatagggcaGGCAaagtggctaacacctataatcccagccctttgggaggctaaagtggaaggatcacttgacctcaggagtttgagaccagcctgggcaacatagcaagatgtcATCTCTATCAAaagaaaattaggccaggcgggatggctcatgcctgtaatcccaacacttcaggaggtcgaggtgggcagatcacctgaggtcaggaattcgaggctagcctggccaacgtggtgaaaacctgtctctgttaaaaatacaaaaattagccaggcatggtggtgggtgcctgtaattccagctacttgggaggctgaggcaggagaattgcttcgagaggtggaggttgcagtgagccgagattgtgccattgtactccagcctgggtgacaagagtcaaactccatcttaaaaaaaaaaaaaggccaggcacagtggctcatgcctgtaatcccacccctttgggagaccatggccagcagatcacctgaagttgggagttcgagaccagcctgatccacATGGAGAAAtattgtctctattaaaatacaaaattagccagtcgtggtggcacatgcctgtaatcccagctacttgggaggctgaggcaggagaatctcttgaacccaggaggtggaggttgtgtgaGCTGAGTTCgtacctttgcactccagcctgggcaacaacagcaaaaccctgtctcaaaaaaaaaaaacaaacaaaaaacccaaaaacacacaaaaaacgtAGTCCCAGatgctgaggaggcagaggtgggagaatcgcttgagctctggagtttgaggctacagtgagattgcaccactgccctccagcctgggaggcagagtgagaccctgtttccaaaaataaaaattaggctgggtgagAGAGTGGGATGTCCGGCTTCTGAGCAGTAACCTTTGTTGCGCTAATGacgaaaaagaattaaatatgggTGATGTTGAGAAAGGCAAGAGGATTTTTATTCAGAAGTGTTCCCGATGTCACACCGTGGAAAAGGGAGGCAAGCACAAGACTGGACCTAATCTCCATGGTATCCTTGGGCGGAAGACAGGTCAGGCCTCTGGATTCACTTACACTGAAGCCAGTAAGAACAAAGGCATCCTCTGGGGAGAGGATACACTGATGGAATATTTGGAGAATCCCAAGAAGTATATCCCTGGAAGAAAAATGATCTTTGCTGGCATtaagaagaagggagaaggccgggcgcggtggctcaagcctgtaatcccagcactttgggaggccgaggcgggtggatcacgaggtcaagagatcgagaccatccgggtcaacatggtgaaaccccgtctctactaaaaatactaaaaattagctgggcacggtggcgtgtgcctgtaatcccagctactcaggaggctgaggcaggagaattgcctgaacccaggaggcggaggttgcggtgagctgagatcgcgccattgcactccagcctgggtgacaagagcgaaactccgtctcaaaaaaaaaaaaaaaaaagaagggagaaagggaagactAAATAGCTACTAATGAG contains:
- the PIANP gene encoding PILR alpha-associated neural protein, which encodes MESRMWPALLLSHLLPLWPLLLLPLPPPAQCSSSSPRTPPAPARPPCARGGPSAPRHVCVWERAPPPSRSPRVPRSRRQVLPGTAPPATPSGFEEGPPSSQYPWAIVWGPTVSREDGGDPSSANPGFLDYGFAAPHGLATPHPNSDSMRGDGDGLILGEAPATLRPFLFGGRGEGVDPQLYVTITISIIIVLVATGIIFKFCWDRSQKRRRPSGQQGALRQEESQQPLTDLSPAGVTVLGAFGDSPTPTPDHEEPRGGPRPGMPHPKGAPAFQLNRIPLVNL